Proteins encoded in a region of the Paenibacillus pedocola genome:
- a CDS encoding DUF1796 family putative cysteine peptidase, whose translation MTASSVWEALVNRLLSSRFSGDMNLQNMSPIEGNDVFVENEVVMPVKSYFVKDYYYNVIPVHDFPVLDGQEWSSVYPGFKNKTEMRSQRLLDQLIASRRALFIRWGSTYDEAVALQQVLRPLTGGEYLILIVNGVDGLESVTDNAWGLPGISSLSIPNRVGDSETWDYILDGISLA comes from the coding sequence ATGACTGCATCGTCAGTCTGGGAAGCTCTTGTGAACCGGCTGCTTAGCAGCCGCTTTTCCGGGGATATGAATCTCCAGAATATGTCGCCGATCGAAGGAAATGATGTGTTTGTCGAGAATGAGGTGGTGATGCCGGTCAAATCATATTTTGTGAAGGATTATTATTATAACGTGATCCCAGTCCATGATTTCCCGGTTCTGGATGGGCAGGAGTGGAGTTCTGTCTATCCCGGCTTTAAGAACAAAACCGAGATGCGCAGCCAGCGTTTACTGGATCAGCTGATTGCCAGCCGCAGGGCGTTGTTTATCCGCTGGGGCAGTACTTACGATGAAGCGGTTGCTCTACAGCAGGTGCTGAGACCATTAACCGGCGGGGAATATCTGATTCTGATCGTCAACGGGGTTGACGGGCTGGAATCAGTCACCGACAATGCATGGGGCCTGCCGGGAATCAGTTCGCTGAGTATCCCGAACCGCGTGGGGGATTCGGAGACCTGGGATTATATTCTGGACGGCATCAGTCTGGCTTGA
- a CDS encoding YbaK/EbsC family protein, whose amino-acid sequence MSISRVKEHFRAYGKEQDILEFAVSSATVDMAAAAIGVIPARIAKTLSFRGSGENAILIVAAGDARIDNKKFREALGLKARMLSPDEVLEQTGHEIGGVCPFGLARELDVYLDVSMKRFSTLFPACGSANSAIELTCEELALYSGSKDWVDVCKDWAEVIGNGDDQAS is encoded by the coding sequence ATGTCTATTAGCAGAGTAAAGGAACATTTCCGCGCCTACGGCAAGGAGCAAGACATTCTGGAATTTGCGGTATCTAGCGCAACAGTGGATATGGCTGCCGCCGCGATCGGTGTTATTCCGGCCCGGATCGCCAAAACGTTGTCCTTCCGGGGTTCCGGGGAGAATGCCATCCTGATCGTTGCCGCCGGAGACGCCAGAATCGACAATAAGAAATTTAGGGAAGCCCTCGGGCTCAAAGCCCGGATGCTTAGTCCGGATGAAGTGCTGGAGCAGACCGGCCATGAAATCGGCGGGGTTTGTCCGTTTGGACTGGCCCGTGAGCTGGATGTTTACCTGGATGTATCCATGAAGCGGTTCAGTACCTTGTTCCCTGCCTGCGGCAGTGCTAATTCCGCTATCGAGCTAACCTGTGAGGAGCTTGCTCTGTATTCAGGCAGCAAAGACTGGGTAGATGTATGTAAAGACTGGGCAGAAGTTATTGGAAACGGGGATGATCAAGCCTCATGA
- a CDS encoding extracellular solute-binding protein, with the protein MKTRRVILSVLALLSLPACGSTDSPGESNRAQQGNAAETAAYSKYEQPVTMRIGFKVPDSRLNNGDSNDNNPVSRYMESLSNIKVVHSWEAKGEELYTQKAQLAIDSNDLPDAMVVDRDQLKKLIDSDMIADLTGTFQQYGSTLIKEMYSSTGGEALDDASRSGRLYGLPNVAINADSPMLLWVRQDWLDRLELPDPSTFEDIERIAKAFIEQDPDGNGKRDTFGLSAYKNIVYGTKPHINGLDAVFSAFHAFPTNWIKDSSGATVYGSITPETKAALAKLADWYKRGLIDPGFALYKETQEPIISGQSGMFFGPWWMPYYPLSEAVAADTKAEWRAYAAPLDNSGKFIAHMAPVTDRYLVVRKGYEHPEAVVKLLNMFTRLERRRDPNMAEVNKLDDFSAETGIQLRAYYPFDLLIDYSGAIEQHYTDVQQALHGKIDPDLLDPDTRLLYDRWLAEEEQPKKNLEGWKATNAYKYGVAVLTTTAIEQVRSVFYGSTPGMAGVWPKLQTLESETFLNIIVGETPVSEFDDFVKDWKRRGGELITQEVTEIVNTKGVE; encoded by the coding sequence ATGAAGACCCGGCGTGTGATCCTCTCAGTGCTGGCGCTGCTCAGTCTGCCGGCCTGCGGCAGCACAGACTCTCCTGGAGAGTCCAACAGGGCCCAGCAAGGCAATGCTGCCGAAACTGCCGCTTACAGTAAATATGAGCAGCCGGTTACGATGCGGATTGGCTTCAAGGTTCCGGATTCCCGGCTCAACAACGGTGACAGTAATGATAATAATCCGGTTTCCCGTTACATGGAGAGCCTGTCGAATATCAAGGTTGTTCATTCCTGGGAAGCCAAAGGCGAAGAGCTGTACACACAAAAAGCACAACTGGCGATTGACAGCAACGATCTGCCGGATGCGATGGTTGTCGACCGGGATCAATTAAAGAAGCTGATCGACAGCGATATGATCGCCGATCTGACCGGCACTTTCCAGCAGTACGGCTCTACGCTGATCAAGGAGATGTACAGCTCAACCGGAGGCGAGGCGCTGGATGATGCCTCCCGCAGCGGCCGGCTGTACGGCCTGCCGAATGTGGCGATCAATGCGGATTCTCCGATGCTGTTGTGGGTCCGCCAGGATTGGCTGGACCGGCTGGAGCTGCCGGACCCCAGCACTTTCGAGGATATTGAAAGAATCGCCAAGGCATTCATCGAACAAGACCCTGACGGCAACGGCAAACGCGATACCTTCGGCCTTAGCGCCTACAAAAATATCGTGTATGGAACGAAGCCGCATATTAACGGCCTTGATGCGGTCTTCAGCGCCTTCCATGCTTTTCCGACCAATTGGATAAAGGACAGCAGCGGCGCTACTGTATACGGTTCGATTACTCCCGAGACAAAAGCGGCATTGGCCAAGCTGGCCGACTGGTACAAGCGCGGGCTGATCGATCCCGGCTTTGCTCTATATAAAGAGACCCAGGAGCCGATTATTTCCGGCCAGTCCGGCATGTTCTTCGGTCCTTGGTGGATGCCGTATTACCCCTTATCTGAGGCAGTGGCCGCCGATACCAAGGCAGAGTGGCGGGCGTATGCCGCTCCGCTGGATAACAGCGGCAAATTCATTGCCCACATGGCCCCGGTGACGGACCGCTACCTGGTGGTCCGCAAGGGTTATGAGCATCCAGAAGCGGTGGTGAAGCTGCTGAACATGTTCACCCGGCTGGAGAGAAGACGGGACCCCAATATGGCAGAGGTCAATAAACTGGATGATTTCTCGGCCGAGACCGGCATCCAGCTGCGGGCCTACTACCCGTTCGACCTGCTGATTGACTACAGCGGTGCTATTGAGCAGCATTATACCGATGTGCAGCAGGCACTGCATGGTAAAATCGATCCGGATCTGCTGGATCCGGACACCCGGCTGCTCTATGACCGCTGGCTTGCTGAGGAAGAGCAGCCCAAGAAGAATCTTGAGGGCTGGAAGGCAACCAATGCTTACAAATACGGTGTCGCTGTATTAACCACGACGGCAATCGAGCAGGTGCGCAGTGTTTTTTACGGCAGTACACCCGGTATGGCGGGCGTTTGGCCTAAGCTGCAGACACTGGAAAGCGAGACCTTTCTGAATATTATCGTCGGAGAAACTCCGGTGAGCGAATTCGATGATTTCGTGAAGGACTGGAAGCGTAGGGGGGGAGAGCTTATTACGCAAGAGGTAACGGAGATCGTCAACACCAAGGGCGTAGAATGA
- a CDS encoding response regulator transcription factor: MIKAVVVDDERLVRKGFISLIDWPSFGVVIVGEAGDGNAALALLREQEADLLFVDITMPGMSGFDLIRQVRQRFPAIRCVVLTCHHEFDYVQEALRLGAVDYIVKTLLEVENADETIFRLVERIKWEDSTRESLSRGAGMAMTADRAVLYLPLKAPINEEELYQLSLVKNQPLIALREQWMSPLPQRFSEQELQRELSSVLEGRWQTALVSGLRGQSLQEVEEVLAKAARMALFYYSGEEEPARLNYPELKLSWASERNASGKEPVLQAAQNLRWTIERADWEEFTADVLCQQPSPEAIAAFGHAMLQSWSPLLLTADEAVELAAAAGGNVNWCRWKQWLRQFAAHIQRRMVELGLSKELMFCLIRAVRYMKQHAGDKINQGDVAAYINMSRGYFSQCFARFAGESFGEVLRGMRLELAKSLLLETNYPVHEIACRSGFEDDRYFSRLFRERVGRLPSDYRAERMKL; encoded by the coding sequence ATGATTAAAGCTGTTGTTGTCGATGATGAACGCCTGGTGCGCAAAGGCTTCATCTCGCTGATTGACTGGCCGTCCTTCGGTGTCGTCATCGTCGGCGAAGCCGGAGACGGTAATGCTGCGCTGGCCCTGCTGCGGGAGCAGGAGGCGGATCTGCTGTTTGTTGATATTACCATGCCGGGCATGTCCGGATTTGATCTGATCCGGCAGGTGAGGCAGCGGTTTCCCGCCATCCGCTGCGTGGTGCTGACCTGTCATCATGAATTTGACTATGTGCAGGAAGCGCTTCGCCTCGGGGCAGTCGATTATATTGTCAAAACGCTGCTAGAGGTAGAAAATGCCGATGAAACGATTTTTCGGCTGGTGGAACGGATCAAATGGGAGGACAGCACCCGGGAGTCACTTAGCCGCGGGGCGGGCATGGCGATGACCGCGGATAGGGCTGTGCTCTATCTGCCCTTAAAGGCTCCAATCAATGAAGAAGAGCTGTATCAGCTCTCTCTGGTGAAGAACCAGCCGCTGATTGCCCTGAGGGAGCAGTGGATGTCGCCGCTCCCTCAGCGGTTTAGTGAACAGGAGCTGCAGCGGGAGCTCAGCTCTGTTCTGGAAGGACGCTGGCAGACGGCGCTGGTGAGCGGGCTGCGCGGCCAGAGCCTCCAAGAGGTGGAAGAAGTCTTGGCTAAGGCAGCACGGATGGCGCTGTTCTATTACAGCGGGGAGGAAGAACCGGCCAGACTGAATTATCCGGAGCTTAAGCTGTCCTGGGCCAGTGAAAGGAATGCAAGCGGGAAGGAACCAGTGCTCCAAGCTGCGCAGAATCTCAGGTGGACAATTGAACGGGCCGACTGGGAGGAGTTCACCGCTGATGTACTGTGCCAGCAGCCTTCCCCCGAGGCAATAGCCGCCTTCGGCCACGCTATGCTTCAGAGCTGGAGTCCGCTACTGCTTACTGCGGACGAAGCTGTTGAGCTGGCGGCTGCGGCTGGCGGTAACGTGAACTGGTGCCGCTGGAAGCAGTGGCTGCGGCAGTTCGCCGCTCATATTCAGCGGCGCATGGTTGAGCTGGGACTGAGCAAGGAGTTGATGTTTTGCCTCATCCGCGCCGTCCGGTATATGAAGCAGCATGCCGGGGACAAAATCAATCAGGGGGATGTCGCTGCGTATATCAATATGAGCCGGGGCTACTTCAGCCAGTGCTTCGCCCGATTTGCCGGCGAGAGCTTCGGCGAAGTCCTGCGCGGAATGCGGCTTGAGCTGGCCAAATCGCTGCTGCTGGAGACTAACTATCCGGTGCATGAGATCGCCTGCAGATCGGGATTTGAGGATGACCGGTATTTCAGCAGGCTGTTTCGGGAACGGGTCGGCCGGCTGCCAAGTGATTACCGTGCAGAGAGGATGAAGCTATAA
- a CDS encoding sensor histidine kinase — protein sequence MRRTKLGRSRAPAVKSLRTTLVIYLLIGTLLPLLIVGIVSYTSIYSILSGKIGSGISASLRQEALSLENAIDNLDFASKQFALDGQIVEEMNSFLQEKQIYRKSQIMNSINQKINLVNFTNPYIGLTAYIMPGSKDPVLFTNMSTRQGFDVSTLPSFMRYNGADYFGPHSTMYAVGDNVVFSEQRIVRVNGRDELYIYLETNYSLLRKIFNQEAYGMKVNHLLVNQSGTQTHMIDGEVPGRIVKAAGTSGGEGHEVLDGYHLFRYESPQGWKLVAVVKKSVFNSEIYTWFYKMILLALLTLLFAGVLAWLIWKKIYGPLRKVNVEIIRMAENVTAPVAFTNVEEFDFVLSNFQQMKDQVNELIQAVARNEKQKSQYEIEKLLSQINPHFLHNTLNTVQWLARLNGQKEIDKLVTLLVKVLHYNLGKQSIIVTIGEEIEAIRNYMELQRIRYDYEFEFNVQAEDNVLAAAVPRFLLQPLVENSIYHGLSDNGRVDVIIKAHGGTEVQLCVKDNGAGMNDAQIEELLSDDSAKKRGLGIGFAYVMRMLRTYYDGQMELQIKSGEGEGTTISIIIPRKSKEDFDD from the coding sequence ATGCGCAGAACGAAGCTAGGGAGGAGCCGTGCTCCGGCAGTCAAATCTTTGCGGACTACGCTGGTCATTTATTTGCTGATCGGCACGCTGCTGCCGCTTCTGATCGTCGGAATTGTATCCTATACTTCCATTTATTCGATTCTGTCCGGCAAAATCGGCAGCGGCATCAGCGCGAGTCTGCGCCAGGAAGCGCTCAGCCTGGAAAATGCGATTGACAATCTGGATTTCGCCTCTAAGCAGTTCGCGCTCGACGGGCAGATTGTGGAAGAGATGAATTCTTTTCTGCAGGAGAAACAGATTTACCGCAAATCGCAGATTATGAATTCGATCAACCAGAAGATTAATCTCGTCAATTTCACCAATCCCTATATCGGATTGACAGCTTATATCATGCCCGGCAGCAAGGACCCTGTGCTGTTCACGAACATGAGCACCCGGCAGGGCTTCGATGTTAGCACGCTGCCCTCTTTCATGCGCTATAACGGAGCCGACTATTTCGGGCCGCATAGCACGATGTATGCTGTCGGTGACAATGTCGTCTTCTCCGAGCAGCGGATTGTCCGGGTGAACGGCCGGGATGAATTGTATATTTACCTGGAGACGAATTACAGCCTGCTGCGCAAAATTTTCAATCAGGAAGCTTATGGCATGAAAGTGAACCATCTTCTGGTGAACCAGAGCGGGACGCAGACCCATATGATCGACGGCGAGGTGCCCGGCAGAATTGTCAAAGCCGCCGGAACAAGCGGAGGTGAGGGCCATGAAGTGCTGGATGGCTATCATCTGTTCCGTTATGAAAGCCCGCAGGGCTGGAAGCTGGTGGCCGTCGTTAAAAAATCAGTGTTCAACAGCGAGATTTACACCTGGTTCTACAAAATGATTCTGTTGGCCCTTTTGACGTTGCTGTTCGCAGGAGTTCTGGCCTGGCTGATCTGGAAGAAGATCTATGGACCGCTGCGCAAGGTCAACGTTGAGATTATCCGGATGGCCGAAAATGTCACCGCGCCGGTTGCGTTTACGAATGTGGAAGAGTTCGATTTCGTGCTGAGCAATTTCCAGCAGATGAAGGATCAGGTGAATGAGCTGATTCAGGCCGTTGCCCGTAATGAGAAGCAGAAAAGCCAGTATGAAATCGAGAAGCTGCTCAGCCAGATCAACCCGCATTTTCTGCATAATACACTCAACACGGTACAGTGGCTGGCCCGGTTGAACGGGCAGAAGGAAATTGACAAGCTGGTAACCCTGCTGGTGAAGGTTCTGCATTACAATCTTGGCAAACAGAGCATCATTGTGACGATTGGCGAAGAAATTGAAGCGATCCGCAATTATATGGAGCTGCAGCGTATCCGTTATGATTATGAATTCGAGTTCAATGTGCAGGCGGAAGATAATGTGCTTGCGGCGGCAGTGCCGCGGTTCCTGCTCCAGCCGCTGGTGGAAAATTCGATTTATCACGGACTCAGCGACAACGGGAGAGTGGATGTCATTATTAAGGCGCACGGCGGCACTGAAGTACAGCTGTGTGTAAAGGATAACGGGGCTGGTATGAACGACGCACAGATTGAAGAGCTGCTCTCGGATGACAGCGCTAAAAAGCGGGGGCTCGGCATCGGGTTCGCATACGTGATGCGTATGTTGAGAACCTACTACGACGGGCAAATGGAGCTGCAGATCAAAAGCGGAGAGGGCGAAGGAACAACGATATCGATCATTATCCCCCGTAAAAGCAAGGAGGACTTCGATGATTAA
- a CDS encoding ABC transporter substrate-binding protein, producing the protein MRFKRLSLMLLCAVMVFALAACGGGNNNGGNAGPAESTDKPTAEATNSTEATAAPDDGTLDHTKPLKLTVFSTTANYAGPQTGWFAKVIKDKFNIELDIVASNLTGGDTKISAMMASGDLGDIIIFGDDKNHYPNAIKGKLLLDWTQDGLLDKYGTDLTKQFPKAVEKAKVAFGGGSAVYGIGNSVATNPSGPSEGKDMTWGPDLRWDLYQQIGAPAINSIEDYLPVLKKMQELEPKNEQGKKTYAFSLWSDWDGNYKMTLAKQFANMLGYDEIPDTALYVKADEEKYYDFLSEDSWYMKSLKLYYEANQMGLLDPDSLTQKFDDVVAKYKDGRLLFSWFPWLGAANYNTAERTAEGKGFALVPFKDELMYSTGFNVYGGNGIISIGAKAKDPARIMEFINWMYTPEGAMLSAGSGTAVPNGPKGLTWDIDASGQPVVTDFGWKAYTDQQNTQVPEEYGGGDYYYGSNQMNFSFVVPAMVNPETNEPYDHNLWKTTLERNPSKLDSDWRAKMGVLTAKEYFEKNNLLAVAPQGFTGKEPLTMDKTLEQKNKQIGTVIQQISWKMVFAKNQAEFDKLNKEMHDKVNGLGYADVMEFSVKKAEELFEARKSVK; encoded by the coding sequence ATGAGATTTAAAAGGTTGTCGCTGATGCTGCTGTGCGCGGTAATGGTGTTCGCGCTGGCAGCCTGCGGCGGGGGGAACAATAACGGCGGGAATGCCGGTCCGGCGGAGAGCACGGATAAGCCGACGGCTGAAGCAACGAACAGTACGGAAGCAACAGCGGCGCCGGATGACGGCACACTGGATCATACCAAGCCGCTCAAGCTGACTGTCTTCTCAACGACCGCCAACTATGCCGGGCCGCAAACCGGCTGGTTCGCTAAAGTGATTAAGGACAAATTCAATATCGAGCTGGATATCGTTGCCTCCAACCTGACTGGCGGGGATACCAAAATCTCCGCAATGATGGCTTCCGGTGATCTGGGCGACATCATCATCTTCGGGGATGACAAGAACCACTACCCGAATGCGATCAAAGGCAAGCTGCTGCTGGACTGGACACAGGACGGCCTGCTCGACAAATACGGTACAGATCTAACGAAGCAGTTCCCGAAAGCTGTAGAGAAGGCCAAAGTTGCTTTTGGCGGCGGCAGTGCGGTCTACGGCATCGGCAACAGCGTGGCAACTAACCCCTCCGGCCCTTCTGAAGGTAAGGATATGACCTGGGGACCGGATCTGCGCTGGGATCTGTACCAGCAAATCGGAGCACCGGCGATTAACTCGATCGAAGACTATCTGCCTGTGCTGAAAAAGATGCAGGAGCTTGAACCGAAGAATGAGCAGGGCAAGAAAACCTATGCGTTCTCGCTCTGGTCGGACTGGGACGGCAACTACAAAATGACGCTGGCGAAGCAGTTCGCCAACATGCTGGGCTATGATGAGATTCCGGATACGGCGCTTTATGTCAAAGCCGATGAAGAGAAATATTATGATTTCCTCTCCGAAGACAGCTGGTACATGAAATCGCTGAAGCTGTATTATGAAGCCAATCAAATGGGGCTGCTTGATCCGGATTCCCTGACCCAAAAGTTCGATGATGTTGTAGCGAAATACAAGGACGGCCGCCTGCTGTTCTCCTGGTTCCCGTGGCTTGGCGCAGCTAACTACAATACAGCGGAAAGAACAGCTGAAGGCAAAGGCTTCGCACTGGTACCGTTTAAGGATGAGCTGATGTATTCCACCGGATTCAATGTTTACGGAGGCAACGGCATTATTTCGATCGGCGCTAAGGCGAAGGACCCGGCGCGGATTATGGAGTTCATTAACTGGATGTATACACCGGAAGGCGCGATGCTCTCCGCAGGGAGCGGAACGGCTGTACCGAATGGTCCGAAGGGTCTGACCTGGGATATTGACGCAAGCGGCCAACCGGTCGTTACTGACTTTGGATGGAAAGCCTATACGGACCAGCAGAATACACAAGTGCCGGAAGAATACGGCGGCGGCGACTATTACTACGGCTCTAATCAGATGAACTTCTCATTTGTAGTTCCGGCGATGGTGAATCCGGAGACAAACGAGCCGTATGACCACAACCTGTGGAAGACAACGCTGGAACGTAATCCGTCGAAGCTGGACAGTGACTGGAGAGCGAAGATGGGCGTGCTGACGGCCAAAGAATATTTTGAGAAAAATAATCTGCTCGCCGTTGCTCCTCAGGGTTTCACCGGGAAAGAGCCGCTGACGATGGATAAAACACTGGAACAGAAAAACAAACAGATCGGCACCGTGATCCAGCAGATTTCCTGGAAGATGGTGTTTGCGAAGAATCAGGCGGAATTTGATAAGCTGAACAAAGAAATGCACGATAAGGTGAACGGCCTCGGCTATGCCGACGTGATGGAGTTCTCGGTTAAAAAGGCTGAAGAGCTGTTTGAAGCCCGCAAAAGTGTAAAATAA
- a CDS encoding carbohydrate ABC transporter permease: MNPLFKGVIPLRKKLKPGDALFQGIIYVLFGLFTLSCIYPFYYLFINTISSNDLSAAGYIKFYPREIHFDNYSKVLRISGLSHAALVSVYRTVIGTLLTVGASAFLGYLFTKKEMWGRQIWYRSVVVTMYFSAGLIPWYITMHNLHLTNNYLAYILPTIITPFNIILVKTFVEAIPPSLEESASIDGAGYLRVFWSIIVPLTTPILATITIFSAVNQWNSFIDTAFLMTDTKYFTLQFLLWRYLNESSSLAALIRNSPDMAASVQNMQTPTSVRMTVTMIVVLPILIVYPFFQRFFVKGIMIGAVKG; the protein is encoded by the coding sequence ATGAATCCATTATTTAAAGGGGTGATTCCATTGCGCAAGAAACTGAAGCCAGGCGATGCCCTGTTCCAGGGAATCATCTACGTGCTCTTCGGCTTGTTCACACTGAGCTGCATTTATCCGTTTTATTATCTGTTCATCAACACGATTAGCTCCAATGATCTAAGCGCGGCGGGGTACATCAAGTTTTATCCGCGGGAAATTCATTTTGACAACTACTCCAAGGTACTGCGGATCAGCGGGCTGAGCCATGCGGCGCTTGTATCGGTCTACCGGACGGTTATCGGAACCCTTCTGACTGTTGGCGCGTCAGCCTTCCTCGGCTACCTGTTCACCAAAAAGGAAATGTGGGGCCGCCAGATCTGGTACCGCAGCGTTGTGGTCACGATGTATTTCAGCGCCGGACTGATTCCCTGGTACATCACGATGCACAATCTCCATCTGACTAACAATTATCTGGCTTATATTCTGCCGACGATCATTACCCCGTTTAACATCATTCTGGTCAAAACCTTTGTGGAGGCAATTCCGCCTTCTCTTGAGGAATCCGCAAGCATCGACGGGGCAGGGTATCTGCGGGTGTTCTGGAGTATTATTGTGCCGCTGACCACGCCGATTCTGGCGACGATTACCATTTTTTCGGCGGTCAATCAGTGGAACTCCTTCATAGACACCGCGTTCCTGATGACAGATACCAAATACTTTACACTGCAGTTCCTGCTCTGGCGGTATTTGAACGAATCGAGCTCGCTGGCTGCCCTGATCCGTAATTCCCCGGATATGGCGGCGAGTGTCCAGAACATGCAGACGCCAACCTCCGTGCGGATGACGGTGACGATGATTGTGGTGCTGCCGATTCTGATTGTGTATCCGTTTTTCCAGCGGTTTTTTGTGAAAGGCATTATGATCGGTGCGGTCAAAGGCTGA
- a CDS encoding ABC transporter permease codes for MGVPSGKLLRSVKPVHPTRRRIQNKHKLFLMALPFLLITFIFYYLPISGWIYAFYDFIPGIPLSDTPYVGLKWFRTMVENPTQTGEVLRVLKNTVAMSSLGLVTSVFPVIFAILLTEVKAGWYRKFVQTLTTIPNFISWILVYALAFSLFSVDNGVVNNILVQLGIVDEGFNFLASSSHIWVTMIAWYWWKSLGWGAILYLAAIAGIDQELYEAAEVDGASRFRKIWHITVPGIIPTFFVLLLLSIGNFVNNGMEQYFAFQNAMNKDAIEVLDLYVYNIAFANNFPFATAVSMLKSIVSVALLFAANTLSKAVRDESII; via the coding sequence ATGGGAGTACCTTCTGGCAAGCTGCTGCGCAGTGTGAAGCCTGTTCACCCGACCCGCAGGAGGATACAGAACAAACACAAGCTGTTCCTGATGGCGTTACCGTTTCTTCTGATTACTTTTATTTTCTATTATTTGCCGATCAGCGGCTGGATTTATGCCTTTTATGACTTCATCCCGGGCATACCGCTATCGGACACGCCATATGTCGGTCTAAAATGGTTCCGCACGATGGTGGAGAACCCTACGCAGACTGGAGAAGTGCTGCGTGTGCTGAAGAATACGGTAGCGATGAGCTCGCTTGGACTGGTCACCTCGGTATTTCCGGTAATCTTCGCGATTCTGCTCACGGAGGTTAAGGCAGGCTGGTACCGCAAGTTCGTGCAGACGCTGACGACGATTCCGAATTTTATCAGCTGGATTCTCGTGTATGCGCTGGCATTCTCGCTGTTCTCTGTGGATAACGGAGTCGTGAACAATATTCTGGTACAGCTCGGTATAGTGGACGAAGGTTTTAATTTTCTCGCTTCCAGCTCACATATCTGGGTGACCATGATTGCCTGGTACTGGTGGAAGTCGCTCGGCTGGGGCGCTATCCTGTATCTGGCCGCGATAGCCGGCATTGACCAGGAGCTGTATGAGGCGGCAGAAGTGGACGGCGCCAGCCGGTTCCGCAAAATCTGGCATATTACCGTTCCCGGCATCATTCCAACCTTCTTCGTGCTGCTGCTGCTCTCCATCGGGAATTTTGTCAACAACGGGATGGAGCAGTATTTTGCCTTCCAGAATGCGATGAACAAGGATGCGATAGAAGTGCTGGATTTATATGTGTACAATATCGCCTTTGCCAACAATTTCCCGTTCGCTACAGCTGTCAGTATGCTGAAGTCGATCGTCAGTGTAGCGCTGCTGTTCGCGGCCAACACCCTGTCGAAGGCGGTACGGGATGAATCCATTATTTAA
- a CDS encoding SMP-30/gluconolactonase/LRE family protein, whose translation MAGQAELVVDAQALLGEGPHWDHAAARLYWVNIEGKQLRSYDPKTKNEKIYTFDKKISAVVPAAAGGWIVALQDGLYRFSENEQEQRIAAVEPELPRNRLNDAKCDSSGRLWFGTMSMDFTKAAGSLYVMELDGQVRRVLTGISISNGLAWDDQRGRMYYIDTATRGVDVMDYDVQSGTVDNRRRVFLVPEGAGDPDGMTIDREGMLWVAHWGGGCVSRWNPHTGEQLAKVEVPAKNVTSCTFGGDALDELYITTARDGMSEEELQRWPLTGGLFKFKAGVQGVEANIFKGVAK comes from the coding sequence GTGGCGGGTCAAGCAGAATTGGTTGTAGACGCACAGGCTTTGCTGGGGGAGGGCCCCCATTGGGATCATGCGGCCGCCAGGCTGTATTGGGTGAATATAGAGGGTAAGCAGCTGCGGAGCTATGACCCAAAGACAAAGAACGAGAAGATCTATACCTTCGATAAAAAGATCAGTGCCGTAGTCCCGGCAGCTGCTGGCGGCTGGATTGTTGCACTGCAGGACGGGTTATACCGGTTCAGCGAAAATGAGCAGGAGCAGCGGATTGCTGCGGTAGAACCTGAGCTTCCGCGCAACCGGCTGAATGATGCCAAATGTGACAGCAGCGGCAGGCTGTGGTTCGGCACCATGAGTATGGATTTCACAAAGGCGGCGGGCAGCCTGTATGTTATGGAGCTTGATGGCCAGGTGCGCCGGGTCTTAACCGGCATCAGCATCTCCAATGGTCTGGCCTGGGATGACCAGCGCGGCCGGATGTATTATATTGATACGGCAACCCGGGGGGTGGACGTCATGGATTATGATGTACAGTCCGGCACCGTTGACAACCGCCGGAGGGTCTTTCTTGTTCCGGAGGGAGCCGGTGACCCGGACGGGATGACGATTGACCGTGAAGGCATGCTCTGGGTTGCGCACTGGGGCGGCGGCTGTGTATCGCGCTGGAATCCCCACACCGGGGAACAGCTCGCCAAGGTTGAAGTTCCGGCCAAAAATGTCACCTCCTGCACCTTCGGCGGCGATGCGTTAGATGAGCTGTATATTACAACGGCACGGGACGGGATGAGCGAAGAAGAGCTGCAGCGCTGGCCGCTTACGGGCGGGCTGTTCAAGTTCAAAGCCGGAGTGCAGGGTGTGGAAGCTAATATTTTCAAAGGTGTAGCTAAATAA